The following coding sequences are from one Aliarcobacter skirrowii CCUG 10374 window:
- a CDS encoding 3'-5' exonuclease produces MKSFKKKYILKPTKPNFIDIIRRLKKEPIEFNEFLSLLEIYSDKFYESSELEFELLLINGFPLDIKDNFVYLRTTNTLIEDQTFCFVDIETNGGSPNKGHQVIELGAVKYKNGQIIDKFDSLVYAKEIPSFIQEVTNISPNMLLNAPRVEKVLKEFKEFLKDDVFVAHDIKFDYNFISQSFEKYSLGKLLNRKLCTIDLSKRTIKSDKYGLSTLKEILKIDVQNHHRAYYDALTTSKIFEECLKNIDKNLIKTTEDLIAFSKSNNILKN; encoded by the coding sequence ATGAAATCATTTAAAAAAAAGTATATTTTAAAACCAACAAAACCAAACTTTATTGATATTATTAGAAGATTAAAAAAAGAGCCAATAGAGTTTAATGAGTTTTTATCTCTGCTTGAAATATATAGTGATAAGTTTTATGAAAGCAGTGAATTAGAGTTTGAACTGCTTTTAATAAATGGGTTTCCACTTGATATAAAAGATAATTTTGTCTATTTAAGAACTACAAACACTTTAATAGAGGATCAAACTTTTTGTTTTGTTGATATAGAGACAAATGGTGGAAGCCCAAATAAAGGTCATCAAGTTATTGAGCTTGGTGCTGTGAAGTATAAAAATGGGCAAATTATAGATAAGTTTGACTCTTTGGTCTATGCAAAAGAGATACCATCTTTTATACAAGAGGTTACAAATATATCTCCAAATATGCTTTTAAATGCACCAAGAGTTGAAAAAGTGTTAAAAGAGTTTAAAGAGTTTTTAAAAGATGATGTATTTGTGGCTCATGATATAAAATTTGATTATAACTTTATATCACAGAGTTTTGAAAAGTATAGTTTAGGAAAACTTTTAAATAGAAAACTTTGCACAATAGATTTGTCAAAAAGAACTATAAAATCAGATAAATATGGACTTAGTACACTAAAAGAGATTTTAAAAATTGATGTCCAAAATCATCACAGAGCTTATTATGATGCCCTAACAACTTCAAAAATTTTTGAAGAGTGTTTAAAAAATATAGATAAAAATTTGATAAAAACAACAGAAGATTTAATAGCTTTTAGTAAATCAAATAATATTTTAAAAAACTAG
- a CDS encoding phosphoribosylanthranilate isomerase yields MRVKICGITNKEDAHNATKAGASALGFVFYKDSPRYIEPKEALKIVNSLPPFIQSVALFVNETTDFINQVCKDSKMQLAQIIDDENIVDYENLEVKYLKVLRVKTKEDLINLENNYYLVDAFVEEFGGAGKRLALEWFKDIDCSKFILAGGLSSENLKELNGFNFFAVDVSSAVEKQKGIKDREKMVEFVKAANEII; encoded by the coding sequence ATGAGAGTAAAAATTTGTGGAATTACAAATAAAGAAGATGCACATAATGCAACAAAAGCAGGTGCGAGTGCTTTGGGATTTGTATTTTATAAAGACTCCCCTAGATATATAGAACCAAAAGAGGCTTTAAAGATTGTAAACTCTTTGCCACCTTTTATTCAAAGTGTTGCTCTTTTTGTAAATGAAACAACAGATTTTATAAACCAAGTTTGCAAAGATAGCAAGATGCAATTAGCACAAATTATTGATGATGAAAATATTGTAGATTATGAAAATCTTGAAGTAAAGTATCTAAAAGTTTTAAGAGTTAAAACTAAAGAGGATTTAATAAATTTAGAAAACAACTACTATTTAGTTGATGCTTTTGTAGAGGAGTTTGGTGGGGCTGGAAAGAGATTAGCTCTTGAGTGGTTTAAAGATATAGATTGTTCAAAATTTATACTTGCAGGTGGATTAAGTAGTGAAAATTTAAAAGAGTTAAATGGTTTTAATTTTTTTGCTGTTGATGTAAGTAGTGCTGTTGAGAAGCAAAAAGGGATTAAAGATAGAGAAAAAATGGTTGAATTTGTGAAAGCTGCAAATGAAATCATTTAA
- the rpe gene encoding ribulose-phosphate 3-epimerase, producing the protein MLVAPSILSADFGNLEKEIKAICEAGCDLVHVDVMDGHFVPNLTIGPVVVEPVSKLSSKPLDIHLMVENNNFFVDLFASLKPKYLSFHIESEKHPHRLIQKIRSLGISPAITLNPHTKVEDIEYLLQDLDMVLLMSVNPGFGGQKFIPTILEKVKTLKELINKRNPNCLIEVDGGVSDKNIKELKDAGVDIVVAGSFIFGSDDYKKAINSLKI; encoded by the coding sequence ATGTTAGTAGCACCATCTATTTTATCAGCTGATTTTGGGAATTTAGAAAAAGAGATTAAAGCTATTTGTGAAGCTGGTTGTGATTTAGTTCATGTTGATGTTATGGATGGGCACTTCGTACCAAATTTAACAATAGGCCCTGTTGTTGTTGAGCCTGTTAGTAAGCTTAGCTCAAAACCTCTTGATATTCATTTGATGGTTGAAAACAACAATTTTTTTGTTGATCTGTTTGCTTCATTAAAGCCAAAATATCTATCATTTCATATTGAGAGCGAAAAACATCCTCATAGACTTATTCAAAAAATTAGAAGTCTTGGAATAAGCCCAGCAATTACACTAAATCCTCACACAAAGGTTGAAGATATAGAGTATTTATTACAAGATTTGGATATGGTACTTTTAATGTCTGTAAATCCAGGATTTGGTGGTCAAAAATTTATTCCAACAATTTTAGAAAAAGTAAAAACTTTAAAAGAGTTGATAAATAAAAGAAACCCAAACTGCTTAATAGAGGTTGATGGTGGAGTTAGCGATAAAAACATCAAAGAGCTAAAAGATGCTGGAGTTGATATTGTTGTTGCTGGTAGTTTCATTTTTGGAAGTGATGATTATAAAAAAGCTATTAATAGCTTAAAAATATAA
- a CDS encoding phospholipase A, with product MRLILLAIIFCFSYSSDEREKREHIFENYIQKLDDKETNESLQQLVKKDFGIVTYKSTYILPATYSFNNFDDDRKKFETSFQISAQKPIFYNVFTDSDSINIAYTQKSFWQTASSSAPFRETNYEPEIFANFYINNKHLKLLKVSLNHFSNGKAEDESRSANRVYLQSIFQFDNFFISPKVWYRVPEKSSSDDNPDYSKYYGYGELNMMYLYKKHSFELLLRNNLRLNDQNKGAVEFNWKFPLPEFLKSKNSFGMVQIFSGYGQSFIDYDKDITNIGFGIAFSR from the coding sequence ATGAGATTAATTTTATTAGCAATTATATTTTGTTTCTCTTATTCAAGTGATGAGAGAGAAAAAAGAGAACATATTTTTGAAAACTATATTCAAAAACTTGATGATAAAGAGACAAATGAGTCATTACAACAGTTGGTAAAAAAAGATTTTGGAATAGTAACTTATAAATCAACATATATTTTACCAGCAACATATAGTTTTAATAACTTTGATGATGATAGAAAAAAATTTGAAACATCTTTTCAAATAAGTGCTCAAAAACCTATTTTTTACAATGTTTTTACAGATAGTGACTCAATAAATATAGCATATACACAAAAATCTTTTTGGCAAACAGCTAGTTCATCGGCTCCTTTTCGTGAAACAAACTACGAACCAGAGATTTTTGCAAATTTTTATATCAATAATAAACATTTAAAACTTCTAAAAGTATCTTTAAATCACTTCTCAAATGGAAAAGCAGAAGACGAATCAAGATCAGCAAATAGAGTATATTTACAATCAATTTTTCAATTTGATAACTTTTTTATAAGTCCAAAAGTTTGGTATAGAGTTCCAGAAAAAAGCTCAAGCGATGATAATCCTGATTACTCAAAATATTATGGATATGGAGAGTTAAATATGATGTATTTGTATAAAAAACACTCTTTTGAACTTTTATTAAGAAATAATTTAAGATTAAACGACCAAAATAAAGGTGCTGTTGAATTTAATTGGAAATTCCCACTTCCAGAGTTTTTAAAATCTAAAAATAGTTTTGGAATGGTTCAAATATTTTCAGGATATGGACAAAGTTTTATTGATTATGACAAAGATATAACAAATATTGGATTTGGAATAGCATTTTCAAGATAA
- a CDS encoding c-type cytochrome, with amino-acid sequence MKFFTIFLLLFAFLKAQNDDSLFITKLEYGKMLYENPRGIGCNSCHSNSAKGKQIVQFKHTFRGEEYLCTLYAPNIKDVSFEVFKTKVNSKRNPNKKFKDDQICEKLIYKANIMPTYYLTQEEIESIYFYIQSLN; translated from the coding sequence ATGAAATTTTTTACTATTTTTTTACTTCTTTTTGCTTTTTTAAAAGCACAAAATGATGACTCTTTGTTTATCACAAAACTTGAATATGGGAAGATGTTATATGAGAATCCAAGAGGAATAGGGTGTAACAGTTGTCATTCAAATAGTGCAAAGGGTAAGCAAATAGTTCAATTTAAACACACTTTTAGAGGTGAAGAGTATTTGTGTACTTTGTATGCTCCAAATATAAAAGATGTCTCTTTCGAAGTTTTTAAAACAAAAGTAAACTCAAAAAGAAATCCAAATAAAAAGTTTAAAGATGATCAAATTTGCGAAAAATTAATTTATAAAGCAAATATAATGCCAACATACTACTTAACACAAGAGGAGATAGAGTCAATCTACTTTTATATACAAAGTTTAAATTAG
- a CDS encoding NUDIX domain-containing protein yields the protein MKNLITDLKVSELKESNYIKPLKVNFTLNGAKKSWEAVRSHDSVSVLLYHKEKESFLLVKQFRVPVYLNDKNITYTYELCAGLVDKNMTLEEIVSEEIDEECGYKVDKKDIKKITSFFTNVGISGAKQHLYFANICEEQKIHSGGGINDEQIELYFLAKKDVDDFLFDENKAKTPGLMFSIYWFLKNEKNLGI from the coding sequence ATGAAAAACCTAATTACAGATTTAAAAGTAAGTGAGTTAAAAGAGTCTAACTATATAAAACCACTCAAAGTAAACTTTACTTTAAATGGAGCAAAAAAGAGTTGGGAAGCTGTAAGAAGCCACGATAGTGTATCTGTGTTACTCTATCATAAAGAGAAAGAGTCATTTTTACTTGTAAAACAGTTTAGAGTTCCTGTCTATTTAAATGATAAAAATATAACTTATACTTATGAACTTTGTGCTGGTCTTGTAGATAAGAATATGACTCTTGAAGAGATTGTAAGTGAAGAGATTGATGAGGAGTGTGGTTATAAAGTAGATAAAAAAGATATCAAAAAAATCACCTCTTTTTTTACAAATGTAGGAATTAGTGGAGCAAAACAGCATCTATATTTTGCAAATATTTGTGAAGAACAAAAGATACATAGTGGTGGTGGAATAAATGATGAGCAAATAGAGCTATATTTTTTGGCTAAAAAAGATGTTGATGATTTTTTATTTGATGAGAATAAGGCAAAAACTCCAGGTCTTATGTTTAGCATATATTGGTTTTTAAAAAATGAGAAAAATTTAGGAATTTAA
- a CDS encoding YajQ family cyclic di-GMP-binding protein: MAVKEHAFDISAKLDMQEMKNAVIQAQKEIDNRYDFKGISKEIDLNIGAKTLTLISSSDNKIDAMLDIMISKMNKRGISINSLEELKKEDSSGGNRKYSYKIIDSIEKDEAKRIQTEIKNLKLKVTAVNQGDTIRVTGKNIDDLQAIMKHLKSLDLKAPLVFDNFK, translated from the coding sequence ATGGCAGTAAAAGAGCACGCATTTGATATTTCAGCAAAACTTGATATGCAAGAGATGAAAAACGCTGTTATTCAAGCACAAAAAGAGATAGATAATAGATACGATTTTAAAGGAATTAGTAAAGAGATTGATTTAAATATTGGAGCAAAGACTTTAACTCTTATCTCTTCAAGCGATAACAAAATTGATGCAATGCTTGATATTATGATTTCAAAAATGAATAAAAGAGGAATTAGTATAAACTCACTTGAAGAGCTTAAAAAAGAGGATAGTAGTGGTGGGAATAGAAAATATAGTTACAAAATAATTGATAGTATTGAAAAAGATGAAGCAAAAAGAATTCAAACAGAGATAAAAAATCTAAAATTAAAAGTAACTGCTGTAAATCAAGGCGACACAATACGAGTTACAGGAAAAAACATAGATGATTTACAAGCTATTATGAAGCATCTAAAAAGTTTGGATTTAAAAGCTCCTTTGGTATTTGATAATTTTAAATAA
- a CDS encoding DUF423 domain-containing protein produces the protein MVYDSRARKYLAFCFILFASAIALGAFGAHGLKKVLTPEMLKVFHTGVEYQFYNTLALFVITFLTMLRAYNSKLKLAQNLLIIGTLIFSVSLYILTIFNIPKLGMITPIGGTLQIIAYIIAAYAVLKDNK, from the coding sequence ATGGTATATGATAGTAGGGCTAGAAAATATCTAGCATTTTGTTTTATTCTATTTGCAAGTGCTATTGCACTTGGAGCTTTTGGAGCTCATGGATTAAAAAAAGTATTAACACCTGAAATGCTAAAAGTTTTTCACACAGGTGTAGAGTATCAGTTTTACAACACTTTAGCACTTTTTGTTATAACTTTTTTAACAATGTTAAGAGCTTATAATAGTAAGCTAAAATTGGCACAAAATTTACTTATAATTGGAACTTTGATTTTTAGTGTTTCTTTATATATTTTAACAATTTTCAATATTCCAAAACTTGGAATGATTACACCAATTGGTGGGACTTTACAAATTATTGCTTACATAATTGCTGCTTATGCAGTTTTAAAAGATAATAAATAA
- a CDS encoding phosphoribosyltransferase, protein MNKLYYSYEMCKNDTTKLVNLVKDFKAEAFISVARGGLTLSHLMAQALNQRDIFSINSISYDRKNQKDSVEIFNIPNLSSYKKVLIIDDIVDSGKTMVEILKLLNNRFPNCEFKLATLFYKPTALIKPDFYINKTDIWIEFFWEVDIKGD, encoded by the coding sequence TTGAATAAACTATATTATAGTTATGAAATGTGCAAAAATGATACTACAAAACTTGTAAATTTGGTAAAAGATTTTAAAGCAGAAGCTTTTATAAGTGTTGCAAGAGGGGGATTGACTCTATCTCATCTTATGGCACAAGCACTTAATCAAAGAGATATATTTTCTATAAACTCAATATCTTATGATAGAAAAAATCAAAAAGATAGTGTAGAGATTTTTAATATTCCCAATTTATCATCTTATAAAAAGGTTTTAATAATTGATGATATAGTTGATAGTGGGAAAACAATGGTTGAAATATTAAAGCTATTAAATAATAGATTTCCAAATTGTGAATTCAAGCTAGCAACACTTTTTTACAAACCAACGGCTTTGATTAAACCTGATTTTTATATAAATAAAACAGATATTTGGATTGAATTTTTTTGGGAAGTTGATATAAAAGGAGATTAA